A window from Cryptomeria japonica chromosome 1, Sugi_1.0, whole genome shotgun sequence encodes these proteins:
- the LOC131040349 gene encoding uncharacterized protein LOC131040349 isoform X2, with the protein MRGGRKNLKKEALQGCLEPQAGQTIMQVVSLRGSNLIEVMDSMGSKTLALFPAKFHKSLWIKRGSYVLIEGSDREKAMEAGSKVTCMIVQVLFDENVRILRKSHHWPEGFDADKQHSISTAKNDVLHEKEQENCRSEESSDDGLPPLEANCNRRGPQQLQSLSNEEETSDSDS; encoded by the exons ATGAGAGGAGGTAGGAAAAACTTGAAGAAAGAAGCTCTCCAAGGTTGCCTTGAACCACAGGCAGGCCAAACTATAATGCAAGTAGTTTCCCTTCGAGGGTCCAATCTCATTGAG GTGATGGACAGTATGGGTTCAAAAACTTTGGCATTGTTCCCAGCCAAATTTCACAAGAGTCTTTGGATAAAGCGAG GAAGCTATGTATTGATAGAAGGAAGTGATAGAGAAAAAGCTATGGAAGCAGGTAGTAAGGTGACTTGCATGATTGTACAAGTTCTTTTTGATGAGAATGTGCGCATACTTCGGAAGTCTCATCACTG GCCTGAAGGCTTTGATGCTGATAAACAACACTCAATTTCTACTGCAAAGAATGATGTGCTgcatgaaaaggaacaagagaattGCAGAAGTGAAGAATCTAGTGATGATGGTCTGCCCCCACTTGAAGCCAATTGCAATAGGCGTGGACCTCAACAGTTGCAATCACTATCTAATGAAGAAGAAACATCAGATTCTGATTCATGA